Within Primulina tabacum isolate GXHZ01 chromosome 5, ASM2559414v2, whole genome shotgun sequence, the genomic segment ATTCCGGACTTGTGATCTAAATGAAAGTTGTAGAGCTATGTCTTGTCTTCGAAAAGATAATTGACccgttaaattccattaagaattgaTGGAGTTATGCTAATTTTACCGAAACTGCTCAGTCTGGGAATTCAGTCTGCGAGTTGGTGAGTAACAACATGTTCTTGCTTAATTCTGGAATTATCTACTAAGATTTTGGGAATGATTTCTTCTaagaaaacttaaatatttgagttttctttcatTTACAATTGGCGGATTTTGAATTGGGTCAATAAtgaattagatatgaattttatgctaCAAGGTGTCGAACTAGAATCTGTACAGATTTATTGTTTTCAAAGTTTCTTGTTTTTGGTTTTTATCAGCATCTAGATGACCGATTTTTGTGTCGGTATATTCTGATGAATTGTGGGATTTTGAGTTTGGATTTCAGCCATATATGATAAGTGTAATTCGGTTAGgttttgattgagttctgaccTTAAAATCGATCCTAGGTACAAGCTGGAATTTGTAAATTGTAATTGGATAAGAGTTGAGTATTTAATTgatgaaaataaattaattgccACAGGTTTTGATAACCAGGAAGCGCCGAGGTCTTCGTAATTATTgtggtaatttaatttgaaggttAAGGTACGGATTGATCGATTTCTTACAGCGTCTATGTCGACGTGTAATTTAATTGATGTGAGTTAATTGATTTTATGTGAATTATGTGATTATGTGCTCTTTGTGGAATTTGGATGCAAATTTAAGATTATtcctcgttttcttaaaataaaacatgattttcaaatatattggaATAATCTATGGATTGATATACATTGTTGAGCACACAATCATATTGAGCCCTTCAGTTATTGATACCCGTTGATATTCGATTGAGAtctgtatatgatattatattgtgtCTTGTGGATTTTGGGCACCTTGACTCGGTCCGGCTTAGGTAGTTGCTGGCATCAAGTGTGAAGCCATATCCCCAGACACTGTCCGCTGAGTCGTGGACCAGCTCGAGCATATATTATGATTGTTGATATCGATCCTTTGACTCCTGATATCCAGACATCTTGCACCCGtacatgcattgcattgatTTCATTACATGTCATTTATATATGCTgtaatttatttgatcttcGTACTGGGGTTTGACCCCTATCCTTTGGGACTGCTGTGGTTTGTTCTGTGTTTCCATAGCAGGTCATGCAGGTGGTTTGTCTTCGGCTGCTCAGGATGAAGCACCGAGGGGCGCTAGAGCTCTTTGAGTTTTGAGCTCAAGCCTTTATTGTTTTTCTCTGTGAGTTCAGTCATCGAGTCcctagatattatatttatgtattatgGAGTCTATGTATTACCAGGGTATGCCCCGAGTAGTTGTATATTGTGTTTGTGGAGGATCGTTGTTGTGATTGTACCTGGTTGGCATTGTTTCGTATTGGATGTTTGTTGAGAATTTTGATTTAGTCGTTTtggttattttatatttttccggtatgtcctatttacggggaggtcatgccgaaatttctattGGGCCAAAAAGCAAAATCTTaactcgttttcgctgtttacactAATTAATCCTGATTGTgtgttaataaaatattaatcagGAACAAGGCCCTCAcagtttggtatcagagcatagacTGGGATACGCTCATATAGAGTTAGTCTCGAGTCTAGGCACAAATAAATTGTGCGCATGTGATTGATTATTTGGAATTACTTGCTTTTGCCTGGTTTGAATTGCATGTTAGTATTTTAGAGATGAACATGTTTTGGCATTAGTAGGTAATGGATTCTTGAGCATTTTGGCATTTCCTTTTCGGtgctttgaattattttgaagttaaTGAATATTTTGGGAATTAACTTTGGTTTTGTAGAATGGCACCGAGAGGTAGGAAAGGTAAAGAAGTGGTTCAAGAGTCTGGTGCTTAGAATATGGATGGTATTGATGTGAATGCTCGAGGTAGACGTGGTCGACCTACTGGTGAAGCAGTACAGAATGTTAATGTGGAAGTTGAACAGATCACCCGTAGAGTGAATGATATGGAATTGGTGGTATCGAGATTTCAGAATCTGAATCCTCCTATCTTTGATGGCTCCGGAGGTAATGAAAAAGCTGAAAGTTGGTTAAGGGCCATGAATAATTTGTTTGATTTGGTGGAATATGATTCCAACCGAAGAGTAAAATTAGTAGTTCTTCAGCTGAGGGACAATGCTGAACGTTGGTGGGAGGCTACTGCCAGGGCTTTGCGTGCTGCTGGCACAGTTATTACTTGGGATGTTTTCAGTACTCAGTTCAGACAAGAGTATTCTCCGCCTTCTTATTATGCTGCCAAATCATCTGCATTTCATAAATTGGTTCAGGGTAATTTACCAGTTGCGGAATATGCTCGACAATTATCATCTTTATTGATTTACGTGCCGCATATCGCCGGTAATGATGGGGCAAAAATGGAGAAATTTCTGGAAGGATTGGGTTCTCATTTATATTCCTTGGTTCTGGCTAGTAATCCGGTTAGCTATGCCGATGCAGTCAACAAGGCAATAAGATTAGAAGCAGGATTTCAAAGAGATAATCAACAGCAGACTTTACAGATACCCAGTGGAGGTATGCAATTACCAATGGGTACATCATCTTATGTACCTCAGCAGCCTTTCCAGCAGCAGCAGTTCTTCCAACACCAAAAACCTCAAAGGTTAAAGCCCAGAGGAAAGAACTTCAAGAAGAAAGGTCAGTCGAGTTCATCTAGCTCAAGTGGATCTAAAAGTGTATCAGGGACGCCTTTTTCAGGGAATCAATATTCATTGGTGTATTGTGAGCGTTGTGGAGGTAGACATCATACATCTCAGTGTGGTGGTGTACATGGTACATATCATAATTGCGGTCAgaaaggacactttgctagatcTTGTCCAAACCGTACTCAAGGGCAGATGAGACCACAACAGTTTCCTCAGAACAGAGGTGGTTTTTCGGGTGGTTCGTCTCAGAGACCCTTTACTCCTGCGCAGTCTTTTCGGCAGTCCAATTATCCACAGGTTCGGGGTAATGCACCTCAATCATTCCCAGGTCCACAACAGGCTAGAGTGTATGCTTTGACAGAGGATCAAGCCAGAGAGGCTCCAGGTGGTGTAATCGCAGGTACTTGTTTAATTAATGGTTACACTGCACgagttttatttgatacaggagcatctcactcTTTCCTCGCATCCAATTTTGTTGATGAATATGACTTTGTGACTACATCATTGCATGAGTTTGCATCTGTGTCCACTCCAGCCGGTAAAGTGATTTTATCAGGGCAGATTGTGTTGAACTGTGTATTTCATTTCGGTGACGGTATTATGATTTCTAATTTGATTGTGTTAACCGATGtatgactttgattgtatcaaTGGTATGGATACCTTGACAAATTATCGAGCTACTGTAGACTGTTTTCATGGTGTAGTACGTTTTCGACCTCATTTTGGTGacaaatggaatttttatggtcgAGGATCGTAAGCTAAAATACCTTTAGTTTCAGCGATGGAAATGTTTAAGCTATTATCCTTAGGAAATGagggatatatgatttatgctgCGGATGCTTTAAAGGAAGAGCCGAGATTGTCTGATATACCAGTGGTGAAAGAATTTTCTGATGTCTTTCTGGAGGAGATACCATGTTTTCCACCGCAGAGAGAGCTTGATTTTAACAATTGATGCCAGGAACTGCTCCAATTTCAaaagctccgtatagaatggcacctgCAGAACTTAAAGAGTTGAAAGAGCAATTGCAGGATTTACTGGAAAAAGGGTACATACGACCTAGTATGTCACCTTGGGGAGCCCCTGTTTTGTTtgttaaaaagaaagatggttccatgagaatgtgcattgattataggcaattgaatcaGGTCAccgtcaagaataaataccctttgcctagaatcgatgatttgtttgatcaattacagGGAACTTCAGTATATTCGAAAATTGATCTTCGATCAGGATACCATCAACTTCGAGTTAGAGAAGAAGATGTTCCTAAGACAGATTTTAGAACCAGAtacgggcattatgaatttttggttatgccatTTGAGTTGACTAATGCACCAGCagtatttatggatttaatgaaccgagtgttcaggAATTTTCTGGGcaagtttgttattgtttttattgatgatatactGGTGTATTCGAAGTCAAGAAAGGAACATAGAGAGCATTTGAGATTAGTTCTTCAAACACTTCGTGATGCTCATTTGTATGTTAAATTGTcaaagtgtgaattctggttggatcAAATCATATTTTTGGGTCATGTGATATCAGCCAAAGGAATATCCGTCGATCCAAGTAAAATTGAAGCGGTCTTGAATTGGACTAGACCAACCAATGTACCAGAGGTTCGAAGTTTTTTGGGATTGGCCGGGTATTACAGACGATTCATTGAAGGGTTTTCTCATATTTCCCGACCTATCACGCAACTGACCAAGAAGGATGCAAGATTTATTTGGTCAGAAGAGTGTGAGCAGAGTTTTCTGAAACTGAAAGACAAATTGACGACAGCACCAGTGTTGGCGTTGCCGTTTGGATCAGGTGGATTTGTGGTTTGTACAGATGCATCAGCTAAAGGATTGGGATGTGTATTGATGCAACATGGAAAGGTTATTGCCTATGCTTCGAGGCAACTAAAGATACATGAATCCCGATATCCagttcatgatcttgaacttGCAGCCATtgtttttgccttgaaaatttggcgacactatctatatggtgaaCAGTTTATTATTTACtcagatcataagagtttgaaatatctgtttacTCAATCAgatctgaatatgaggcagagaCGTTGGTTAGATCTATTGAAGGATTTTGAATGTGAAATACAGTATCAACCAGGGAAGATGAATCAGGTTGCAGATGCATTAAGCCGGAAGTATCAGGATGGCATGTTAGCATCCATTCATATTTGGCAGAATCATGATGAATTGTGTACTTCTAGATGGAATTTTCAGccacaagataattattttattttttctgcaTTGCAGTTTGAGCCACAGATTATTGCTGAAATTAAAAAGGCTCAAAAGACAGATCCAAAAGTTCAGAAATCAAAAGAGTTGGTTTTGTCTGGTAATCCAGATAAGTATAATGTCTCATCAGATGGTTGTTTGCGAATGAATAACAGATTAGTGGTACAAAATGTTGCAGAATTGAGAGAAGCATTGCTTCAAGAGGCGCATTGTAGTCGCCATAGTGTTCATCCTGGTAATCGTAGGATGTACCAGATATTGAGACCTTATTTTTGGTGGGATgcgatgaagaaagacatttcTGAATTTGTAGCAAGATGTTTGAcatgccaacaggtgaaagctgagagaatgaaacctggaggtaTGTTACAGAGTTTAGAAATACCgcaatggaattgggaacatattgcaaTGGACTTTGTAACTCACTTACCCAGGTCTAtcagaggttgtgatgctaTCTGGGTTATAGTTGATAGATTGtccaagtcagcacatttcattCCATATGATCGTACCTATCCTTACAAGAAAATGGCAAGGTTATATTTGGATAATGTGGTTCGGTTGCATGGAGTTCCAGTGTCTATTGTGTCTgatagagatccaagatttgcaTCTAAGTTTTGGAGCAGTCTTCAGAATGCTTTGGGAACTAAGTTGGCTATGAGCACAGCTTATGATCTCCAAAGTGATGGTCAGACAGAAAGAACCATTCAGACTTTGGAATATATGCTTCGGTCGGTAGTTATGGATTTCGGAGGTAATTGGCAAGAAGAATCTCTATCATTGGTagaattctcatacaacaacagtttccaaacgactattggaatggcaccatttgaagctttgtatggtagAAGGTGTCGATCGCCGATATGTTGGAATGAGATTGGAGAAAAACCATTGGCACAACCTGAATGTGGGGaaccgggctctaactcaattcttttcgggattaattggatctttattcaaaatgtgggtcaaatttttgttttttaacattaattcaaatgtaaatactaagcataatatctttctttatttcattacaacacatataatatacatgtcatgtttttactacaaacacatcactagtgtttaatacaaaccataaactagagtagtacaaatctagtacaacatcactagtgatcttctgcgcccgtagtcaccacgctatctttatctcatctctgacgtgacccagatcctgccccacctgttgttatgcacacatacaaacataacaacagccggaaactccggtgagaacaaatcccagtataaaacatgtatacatgctgatacgaaatcataaatcatgcaagaaagcaataacaatggttccatagtctatgaaaccgatctatctaaacatgcaattcaaatcaaatcatgtcttgactcgaatcgactctattctagggatcccggtgtgaataagacgtcactgtctgtcacctaccctcccaatcggggtaactgtatgtcttattcctagacttcggtcatgtctgtatcgaatgtctacaatcggagtgaatctaatccgaagcgtcgataccaccgaacatctagtttggcaagtctgccaatgactctcctatctcaaaggcttgaatataaatctataaacaagacatcatcatcatatcaagagatttgaatataaatctataaacaaatcacaatcatataaaaagataaacaataattctagtatgtgattttgttgggaaactcaaactgaatctcatttgagtggtgtcttccccaaacaaaacatgcattatacctttcttgttgaacttttatcgatgtcgaggtctcgaagtcgaagtgaggcacaatgaatctgaaatggtaatgttcaatagatacaagatcaacattccattcaatccatacatgtacttaacaatattcattctcggtacattttggacggcataacgacgtattatttcgataccgatcaactcaataacatatatataatatcaacAATTCCCAATTCTCAATAATCTTTCACCACacttcaaaatctgcataatcccCTATAcccattttctgaaaatacaaaataatcacATACGATAATCTTTCTTCGATCCGTTTTGAAATATACGTTCAGAGACATCACAAGaatacataataaccatcaatatctgatttcttcaacatcttaacttcaaaacatgttgaaagttAACAATACTTACTTCCTTTTGTAGCCAATAGCAAGAGGAGTACGAATATCacctcggatcgaaaatcggataaCTAAATGTGAGACAATCACAATTCTAAGCCAGGGAGAACTTGGAGCTTTTCTGAATCTCTTTCTCTCGGTTATTGCTGATGGAGATGAAGAAATATAAGTGTTACACATTATATAgctcatgccatgtgtcaacttagtGTGCAtgctggacctctcgcgcatatgcgcgcccttaactcgcgcatatgcgcgagacatattgtctcggcaTCAATACctcccgcatatgcgcgcttcatctcgcgcatgtgcgccaaagtctctggaggtgtcgcgcatatgcgcgccttatctcgcgcatgtgcgccaatacTTCTGTacttttcgcgcatgtgcgccggtctagtggcgcatatgcgccgagttcaTCTCATATCTATAATTTGCATCTACTTTCTcgtctcttccggtccgatacaaGGCGTCTACAGTTaccttaattatcaacaaaacaaatctgattatgataatcaaattctcgggccttacatttctccccctctgatgcgatcccgcccacgagatctttaatttttcccgatctttgaaacaagtaattgataggtgtgaaaatcgcctctagatcacgcggtctagcaacaattcatcaacgatagaaacaatctcgttcaagagaacctccaaagaacccgtccttggcaaccctcgtgatattcgattgacaaacgccacaaaagataaatcttttgataagtttgatttgatacaacgcaaaagttataacgaaacttaagcttgtttttgagagaattctcaaaaaagtttttataaactcaatcaataatgaacaaaagttgttttcaatcaataaaattcgtctatatattgataccaaatcaaaaagatataaaatctacttgccaagataataaaaactctaaaataggaaagTAGGATTCTTTCCGAAActgactcgcgctcgggcggtagaatattaccgctcgagcgccaaggcttctgtactactcgcgctcggacagtaagtatggcgctcgggcgttAATATtggaccgctcgggcgccgatgctgctggactcaacttcatctatcacttgaataatgttcttgtgacttccaaactcacttccatgcatcaaaaaccctccagcactttgcaccttgcttgtaagaccttcttcattgctcataagttcgtgcaacgcttccttgaacttcttcaatcgtcccctcgtgattggtccctccggcaactccaaagggtcccatgctttccttggcgcctgaccatccgtgttcgcatcatcctccccttcttgaaaaggatttgtcctcaaatctttgatacctacacaaaaacgaagcaagttagtaataacaagaattgtatgactaatatgcttacctttaaactcaagtttgtaggtgctatcgCTTGCTCACTCCATCAACACTG encodes:
- the LOC142547431 gene encoding uncharacterized protein LOC142547431, producing MDGIDVNARGRRGRPTGEAVQNVNVEVEQITRRVNDMELVVSRFQNLNPPIFDGSGGNEKAESWLRAMNNLFDLVEYDSNRRVKLVVLQLRDNAERWWEATARALRAAGTVITWDVFSTQFRQEYSPPSYYAAKSSAFHKLVQGNLPVAEYARQLSSLLIYVPHIAGNDGAKMEKFLEGLGSHLYSLVLASNPVSYADAVNKAIRLEAGFQRDNQQQTLQIPSGGMQLPMGTSSYVPQQPFQQQQFFQHQKPQRLKPRGKNFKKKGQSSSSSSSGSKSVSGTPFSGNQYSLVYCERCGGRHHTSQCGGVHGTYHNCGQKGHFARSCPNRTQGQMRPQQFPQNRGGFSGGSSQRPFTPAQSFRQSNYPQVRGNAPQSFPGPQQARVYALTEDQAREAPGGVIAGTCLINGYTARVLFDTGASHSFLASNFVDEYDFVTTSLHEFASVSTPAGKVILSGQIVLNCVFHFGDGIMISNLIVLTDV